GCCAAATAAATCTATCCCCTGCTTCCAGGCTACTTCCGCATTCCACGCAAGGGCTTGTAGCTGGCCTGCCCAGTGCCCTTCGTCCCTTCCGCTGTCTCCCACCTCGCCATTACTCAGGCTGTTGGATAATCCCCCGGCTGCATCTTTACGCAGGTCGGCTATAGCCTGGTTCCATTTTGTGGCATCGTCCAAAAAAACAGCTATGGCCAGCGCCGCCTTAAGCTGAATAGCGCCCTGGTTTGCGCCCCTCACCGGGTTTGGTACATCCACCTGCGGCCAAAGCACGTTGTTAAAGTAATTATTAACATTTGTGGTGTTTGCAGCCGTCCATCCAGGGTAGGTAGATTTAAGGATATCCGCGGCAGTAACATACCGTTCGGCGTAATCACCCAGGTCAAGGAAAGTTTCGTCGCCCGTCCACTTGGTGTTTGTTACCGCCCAGGCATTCAGTATATCGGTGGCTTTTTGCGCGTAGGCCGTGTTGCTGGTAAATACATACATAAATGTCAGGTTAAAAACAGCCTGCATGTCGTTCTTGAACGGTGTATTATTAATATCAGGCGCCCTGCCCACAATAGCGAAGGGGCCTTGCATGCCGTATGTCAACTGCGATTTGGCATCCGCGGCAAACGCAGTATAAGCAGTTTTCCAGGGCTCCACAGCAATATTTGCTTTTAGTTGTGCCAAATCGTAATTGGTAAAGGGGATGCCGGGATGGACAAAGGTTTGCCCGCATGCCTGCTTTGGTGCGGCAATGATAACCGGCAGCACCCACAAAAAAATTAGCTTAAACAGTTTTGGTAGTTGTACTTTCATAATATAGGTTTTAAATAGGCTTCAGTAAAAAAAGCATAACAGGTATGGGTAGCAAACTTCAATTAGCAGTATAATCGCCCGTCTGCCAGATAGGTTACCGCTGAAATAAAACAGGGGCCTATGGTTCAGATAAGCATACCGGAAATTAAAACCCGCTTAAAAAATTAATTAATTGGTTATTATATCGTACAGACATTGGCTGCCCTACATCAAATCAACAGGCATCAACAAAGCAAATGTCAGTGTTTTACAAATCTTTTAACAGCTGCATAATGGCCAGATACAGGTGGCAAAATGTATTTAAAGCAATTGCAATAAAATGTTATTCACCCTGAATATTTTGTTTCCTTACACCCTGTTGCGATAAAGACACCCTTAAAGGAAATATATACTCACCAGGATTCAAATAATTTGCAAACTGAGTGAATACAGGTGCTTTTTATTTCGGCATAAAAAATGAAAACAAATTTTGCGTAACCATTTGGTTTCATATATATTTGTAACCAAATGGTTTCATATAGTCATTTTTAAACATATGCACCGAGACGTTTTTAAAGCCATTGCCGATCCTACCCGCCGCGAGATCATCAACCTGATTGCCCACCAAAGCATGAACCTGAACGCCGTGGCCGATAACTTTGACATGAGCCGCCCCGCGGTATCCAAACACATTAAAATATTGACCGAATGCGGCTTACTGGTGATTAAGCAGCAAGGCCGCGAACGCTATTGCAGGGCCGACCTGAAGCAATTGAAAGAAGTTACCGACTGGGCCGAACAGTACCGCCGTTTTTGGACCAATAAACTGGATGCCCTTGACGCGTTTTTAACCAACGAACAAAACACACCATCTATATAAACAAAAAATTGAAAAGCTATGAACACAGAACCTTTTGTAATTGAGCGCATTTACAAAGCTCCCATCAGCAAAGTTTGGGCGGCTATTACCGATGTTAATAAAATGGCGGAATGGTATTTTAAGCTGGCCGATTTTAAACCCGTAGTAGGCTTTGAATTTGAATTTACCGGCAGCGACGGCACCACAGAGTTTTTACACAAGTGCAAAGTTACCGAGGTGGTTGACGGCAGCAAGCTTACCCATAGCTGGACGTACGACGGCTATGAGGGCTATTCGGAAGTAACATGGGAGTTGTTCCCCGATGGCGACGGAACCCGCCTTAAACTTACGCATGGAGGCCTGGAAACTTTCCCGGGTTTGCCGTCATTCAAACGCGAAAACTTTGTGGCCGGATGGACACATATTACTGGCACATCGTTGAAAGAGTACCTGGAAAAATAATTAAAACCGGATTGAAGAATCTTGAAAAGAAAGACTTTTGTAGGATTGGGGTAACATGTTTGATAAGGCGCTAAAGGGATATTTGGAAAGGTACTGCCTCGCTCCACTGCCATCCTGAGGAACGAAGGATCTGTCAGCCGTGCATGACCGATAGAAAAGTTTGTAAGCAGATCCTTCGTGCCTCAGGATGACAGTCTTTTTTCGAATGACATCCCCCCCTTTGCGGCCTACGGAATTTTACAACGTGACACGTCCAAGGGGAATAACCCTTTTTTGCATAGCCCACTCAATACTTGTATTATTGTATGTGCAATCTACTCTTACAAGCCATATTAAAAAGTTCGTTCAACTTACCGCGGACGAGGAACAGTTGATCAATGCGGCAGTAACTGTAAAAACGGTTAAGAAAAAAACATTCCTGCTGCAACCGGAGCTTGTTTGCAAAGAACTTTTTTTTGTAAGTAAGGGTTGTCTTCGCCTGTATTTCATCAACAAAAAACTAAATGAGCAAACCACACTGTTTGCCATTGAAAACTGGTGGATGACTGATTTTGACAGCCTGGAAAGCGGCCGTGCATCTTCCTGCTACATCCAGGCGGTTGAGCATACCGAAGTCATCAGCATCAGCAAAAATAAACAGGAGGAGCTTTTTGAGGCAGTGCCCAAACTGGAACGCTATTTCAGGATAGTATACCAACGCGCCTTTAGCGCAACCCAAACCCGCATTAAATATATTTATGGCATGAGCGACGAAGAACGCTACCGCCATTTCAGCAGCCTTTTCCCGGCATTTATGCAGCGCGTGCCTCAATATATGCTGGCATCGTACCTGGGCTTTACCCCACAGTTTATGAGTAAAATAAGGGCGAAAAAAGTTTAGCTATCCCTCATTTTCTTAACCTTGATTCATTTTTTGAGGCCTGATTTGTCGCCACCTTTGGGGTATTAAAACAATACAACACAAAATGAAAACAAGAGTAAGTATCGGTAAAACCGACCCGGAAGCCTACAAGATATTATTAAACCTCGATCAATATATTGCCAAAGGCGTCGTAAGCAAAACCCACCGCGAACTGATTAAGATCCGCTCGTCGCAAATCAATGGCTGTGCCTTTTGTATAGATATGCACACTAAAGACGCGCGCAAAGCCGGCGAAACCGAGCAACGTATTTACGCCCTGAACGCCTGGCGCGAAACGCCATTTTTTACCGAAGAAGAGCGGGCCATCCTTGCTTTAACCGAAGAGGTAACCCTGATACAACACCACGTATCTGATGCCACTTATGAAGCTGCCGCAAAGGTTTTGGATGAAGCGTATATAGCACAGGTAATCCTGGCTATCATCGCCATTAACGCATGGAACAGGTTTGCTATTTCAACAGGGATGGAGCCGAGCCCCCTCTAAATCTCCCCCGGTAGGGGAGACTTTTATTAGCAGGCGGCTTAAGACAAAACAAAACGGCGGGACTTCCTTAAGAAGTCTCGCCGTTTTGTTTTCAAGCCTCCCCTACCGGGGGAGATTTAGAGGGGGCCGGGGCTTACGCCAAATTCCTCCCCGCGTTCACTATACCGTAAACCGTCCTAATCACCAGCTTGCGATAAATTTCTATCAGCTCTTCATCCTTGCAGTTGTTTAAGCACTGCAAGGCGTAATGCTGCATAATAACCAACGGCAATACAATTTTTTCGCGGATGGCAATTGATTTACGTTCAACCGGGTATTCTTCCATTAGTACGGTGCTGCCGGTTAGCTCCAGTAACATGGTGCGGGTAAGCACAAACTCTTCCTTCAGCATTTTCCAGAATTCGCCAAATTTTTTGTCTTTTTCCAGGTAAGCCGTAACCCTGAAATCGGATTTCGACATCGACATCATACAGTTATCAAGCATGGTTTTAAAGAAACCCGATGTTTTGTACAACTCCTGCACCTCGTGCCAGTTGCCATCATCTTTCATCTTTTTTAATGAAGTACCTACCCCATAAAAACCGGGGATACTTTGTTTAAGCTGGCTCCAGGAGGTTACAAAGCTAATGGCGCGTAAATCTTCCAGTTTCATAGGCCCGCCGCCGCCGCGTTTGGTTGGCCTGCTGCTGATATTGATTTTTGACAGTAATTTAAGCGGACTGAATTTTTCAAGGTACTCTAAAAATAACGGGTGTGCGCGCAGCGCCATAAAAAGCGAGTAGCTTTCGTCGGCCATTTCCGATATCAATGTTTTGTGCCTGGTACCCAACAAATCTTTACGATCGGGATGCAAGGCAGAAATAATACCGGCGTTAAGCAGTTGCTCCATATTAAACCTTGCCGTTTCAACAGAGCCGTATTGCGAGCTTACTGTTTGGCCCTGTATGGTAAGCTGAATGTGCTCATTTGCAATGTCGTTGCCCATTGAGGCATAAAAACGGTGTGTTTTACCGCCGCCACGTGCAGGCGGGCCTCCCCTGCCGTCAAAAAATGCCAGGCTGATGCCGTATTTACGGGCAATAGCCGTCATTTCAACCTTAGCTTTATATATACTCCAGTTGGCCATTAAATAACCGCCATCCTTGGTGCCGTCAGAGAAGCCGAGCATAATGGTTTGCCTGTTGCCCCGTAATTTTAAATGTTCGGCGTAATATGGGTGGGTGTACAGTTGCTCCATGATCTCGCCTGCATTAGCAAGGTCGTTCACGGTTTCAAACAGCGGCATAAAGTCAACTTTCAGGCTATCTTTTTTCCATCCACTCCATAAAAACAAATCAATCAGCTGCAAAATATCAGATGCACGCTGGCAGTTACTGATAATAAAACGCTGGCAGGCCTTCTCCCCGTTGCTATGCTGAATTTGTTTTATGAGCCTGATGGTGTCCAGCGTATCGCAGGTCATGGCATCGGCATCTTCGGCACGGTGATAGTCAACCTCGTTAAAGGGCAGCTTTTTCAGCTTTTCTTGTTCGTCCAAATCGGTGTAGCCTTCAACAACGCCGGTATCGGCTTGCGAGGTTACA
The genomic region above belongs to Mucilaginibacter sp. KACC 22773 and contains:
- a CDS encoding ArsR/SmtB family transcription factor gives rise to the protein MHRDVFKAIADPTRREIINLIAHQSMNLNAVADNFDMSRPAVSKHIKILTECGLLVIKQQGRERYCRADLKQLKEVTDWAEQYRRFWTNKLDALDAFLTNEQNTPSI
- a CDS encoding SRPBCC family protein; this translates as MNTEPFVIERIYKAPISKVWAAITDVNKMAEWYFKLADFKPVVGFEFEFTGSDGTTEFLHKCKVTEVVDGSKLTHSWTYDGYEGYSEVTWELFPDGDGTRLKLTHGGLETFPGLPSFKRENFVAGWTHITGTSLKEYLEK
- a CDS encoding Crp/Fnr family transcriptional regulator → MQSTLTSHIKKFVQLTADEEQLINAAVTVKTVKKKTFLLQPELVCKELFFVSKGCLRLYFINKKLNEQTTLFAIENWWMTDFDSLESGRASSCYIQAVEHTEVISISKNKQEELFEAVPKLERYFRIVYQRAFSATQTRIKYIYGMSDEERYRHFSSLFPAFMQRVPQYMLASYLGFTPQFMSKIRAKKV
- a CDS encoding carboxymuconolactone decarboxylase family protein; the encoded protein is MKTRVSIGKTDPEAYKILLNLDQYIAKGVVSKTHRELIKIRSSQINGCAFCIDMHTKDARKAGETEQRIYALNAWRETPFFTEEERAILALTEEVTLIQHHVSDATYEAAAKVLDEAYIAQVILAIIAINAWNRFAISTGMEPSPL
- a CDS encoding phosphoenolpyruvate carboxylase, coding for MSLNSKLSQRETTFNSEVVTRFELYNSLFQTLPFYQVKDTGILLPFFSSHCEKGAAMNASPTEIIESFFKKYVPDIDHREQINRMFRFIQYIERQVVLFDAIEDSSFNKIGKFDDTGTLQSLLQQAAISDETRKSISEKLKDFSLRLVLTAHPTQFYPGTVLGIMTDLIEAVKVNDIPTIDVLLQQLGKTPFFNKTSPTPVDEAISLTWFLENIFYYAVSGIQSKLEEEFEIDPTNQLLEMGFWPGGDRDGNPNVTTESTKEVARYLRQRLFRCYYRDYRVLKRRITFRGVEKPMAKLEKLIYRNANEHQADPKDLQGELLDLLQTIKHTLVTDHGGLFLDVVENLIQKIRLFGCYFATIDIRQDSRVLRNVFDFVTSQADTGVVEGYTDLDEQEKLKKLPFNEVDYHRAEDADAMTCDTLDTIRLIKQIQHSNGEKACQRFIISNCQRASDILQLIDLFLWSGWKKDSLKVDFMPLFETVNDLANAGEIMEQLYTHPYYAEHLKLRGNRQTIMLGFSDGTKDGGYLMANWSIYKAKVEMTAIARKYGISLAFFDGRGGPPARGGGKTHRFYASMGNDIANEHIQLTIQGQTVSSQYGSVETARFNMEQLLNAGIISALHPDRKDLLGTRHKTLISEMADESYSLFMALRAHPLFLEYLEKFSPLKLLSKINISSRPTKRGGGGPMKLEDLRAISFVTSWSQLKQSIPGFYGVGTSLKKMKDDGNWHEVQELYKTSGFFKTMLDNCMMSMSKSDFRVTAYLEKDKKFGEFWKMLKEEFVLTRTMLLELTGSTVLMEEYPVERKSIAIREKIVLPLVIMQHYALQCLNNCKDEELIEIYRKLVIRTVYGIVNAGRNLA